The stretch of DNA ATATGGGTTCTACAACAACGGATATAATTCCTATAAAAGATGGAAATATAATGGCAAATAAAACTGATTTAGATAGGTTAATGAATAATGAGTTGGTTTATGTTGGAACACTTAGAACTCCGCTATCATTTTTAGGAAATACCATATTATACAAAGAAAAGGAAACAAACATATCATCTGAATACTTTGCAATTACAGGAGATATACATATTATTTTGGATAAAATTTCATCGGAACAATATACTTGTGATACACCAGACGGAGCTCCTCCTGATAAAAAAAGTAGCATGGTAAGGTTATCAAGGATGTTGTGTGGTGATTTGGAGCAAATAAATAAGCATGATATAATTAGCATAGCTAACCAATTTTATGGAAAACTTTTAAATCTTATAACTTATAATGTAAATAAAGTTTCCAAAAAATATAATTTAAATAATATTGTAATTACAGGACTTGGAGAAGAGGTTTTAAAGGATGCATTGAAGGATTATAATTACAATATTGTATCAATTAAAGAAAAATATGGTAAAGATGTGTCTCTTGCCACTCCAAGTTTTGCCGTAGCTAAATTACTCAGCAATAGAAATAAAAAGTAATAAGAAAGTAATAATTAATAAAATAAAAAATAATAATAAAAAATAAAAAGATGAAATATAATATACTCTAATAAAAGAAATGATAAGGAATTATTATATTAATATTATATTTTTATTAATAAAAGGTGATATGATGGCAGAAAAGGAAAAAATAGCAGTTTTAGCATATTCGGGTGGTCTTGATACAAGTTGCTGTTTAAAATTGTTGGAGGATAAATATAATTATAAGGTAGTTTCAGCATGTGTAGATGTTGGACAGCCTGAGGAAGACTTAAAAGAGCCGGAGGAAAAAGCGAAAAAATACGGCGTTTATGCACATTATACAATAGATGCTAAGGAAGAATTTGCAAGGGATTATATATTTAGAGCAATAAAAGCAAATGCAATGTATGAAGGCTATCCATTATCTACATCATTAGCTAGACCACTTATAGCCTTAAAATTGGTTGAATTAGCAAGGGAATTAAATGCCGACGCAATAGCACATGGATGCACGGGAAAAGGAAATGACCAATTTAGATTTGAAACAATAATTAGGGCAAAAGCACCTGATATGGAAGTAATAGCACCAATTAGGGATTTAAACTTAACAAGAAATGAAGAAATCGAATACGCTAAACAAAATGGTATTCCAATACCTACTGAAAGTAAAAAATACAGTATTGATGAGAATCTTTGGGGAAGGAGTATTGAAGGAGGAGTTTTAGAAGACCCAATGTTTGAGACACCAGAAGATGCATTTGCATGGACAAAAAACCCAAAAGAATGTAAAGAAGAAGAGTATGTTGAAATAGAATTTGAAAATGGAGTTCCTGTTAAAATAAATGGAAAAAAATTAAGTCCAGTTGATATAATAAGAGAAGCAAATAAAATAGCAGGGAGAAACGGTGTTGGGAGAATAGATATAATCGAAGATAGAATATTGGGCTTAAAATCAAGAGAAAACTATGAATGTCCAGGTGCTGTAATGCTTATAACGGCACACAAGGCACTGGAACATTTGGTTTTAACAAGAGAAGAATTGAAGTTTAAGGAAATGGTGGATTCCATTTATGCAGATTTAATTTACAAAGGGCTTTGGCATGAGCCATTAAGAGAAGATTTGGATGCATTTGTAGATAAAACCCAGAAAAGAGTATGTGGAAATGTCAGAGTAAAATTATACGCTGGTTCAATTAAAGTTGTAGGAAGAGAAAGTCCCTATGCATTATACAGTCAGGAGCTCATATCATTTGAAGATAAAGATTTAGACCAGAGGGAAATTGTTGGAATGGTTAAATTCCATGGTTTGCAAGCAGCACTTTATGAAACTGTGA from Methanothermococcus okinawensis IH1 encodes:
- the mfnF gene encoding (4-{4-[2-(gamma-L-glutamylamino)ethyl]phenoxymethyl}furan-2-yl)methanamine synthase — translated: MILGIDIGGANTKITELKEGDYKIHHIYFPMWKTNEKLTELLQTYNNKDIKKVAVVMTAELADAYETKKEGVNDILDSVENAFPNKEIYVFDVDGNFLTTDEAKKEYLKVSASNWTATANFVCNSINNNCILVDMGSTTTDIIPIKDGNIMANKTDLDRLMNNELVYVGTLRTPLSFLGNTILYKEKETNISSEYFAITGDIHIILDKISSEQYTCDTPDGAPPDKKSSMVRLSRMLCGDLEQINKHDIISIANQFYGKLLNLITYNVNKVSKKYNLNNIVITGLGEEVLKDALKDYNYNIVSIKEKYGKDVSLATPSFAVAKLLSNRNKK
- a CDS encoding argininosuccinate synthase, with the protein product MAEKEKIAVLAYSGGLDTSCCLKLLEDKYNYKVVSACVDVGQPEEDLKEPEEKAKKYGVYAHYTIDAKEEFARDYIFRAIKANAMYEGYPLSTSLARPLIALKLVELARELNADAIAHGCTGKGNDQFRFETIIRAKAPDMEVIAPIRDLNLTRNEEIEYAKQNGIPIPTESKKYSIDENLWGRSIEGGVLEDPMFETPEDAFAWTKNPKECKEEEYVEIEFENGVPVKINGKKLSPVDIIREANKIAGRNGVGRIDIIEDRILGLKSRENYECPGAVMLITAHKALEHLVLTREELKFKEMVDSIYADLIYKGLWHEPLREDLDAFVDKTQKRVCGNVRVKLYAGSIKVVGRESPYALYSQELISFEDKDLDQREIVGMVKFHGLQAALYETVKNKNK